A part of Chloroflexota bacterium genomic DNA contains:
- a CDS encoding BtpA/SgcQ family protein, producing MSTNGGGLPKPNEVQRLFGRRGALVGMLHLRPLPGAPKYRAEEGVEGAIEQALREARLLVSAGFDGLIVENGWDIPFVPPDRVGHETTAAMAVILRVLRDEVQVPIGVNCLANAVDSSIAVAAAGGGAFVRANQWVNAYVANEGILSGRAGEVSRYRHGIGADEVRVWADVLVKLGSHALTADRPLVEQVRDLEWFDADAVIVTGRRLADPPVYEDVQEVRSVTDLAVVAGSGVTDENIGRLLSVADAAIVGSALKSGGVWSGEMEPAAVKRIVAARDAALGPGR from the coding sequence ATGAGTACGAACGGGGGCGGTCTGCCGAAGCCAAATGAGGTCCAGCGTCTCTTCGGACGACGCGGGGCACTTGTCGGGATGCTCCACCTGCGTCCGTTGCCCGGAGCCCCCAAGTACCGGGCCGAGGAAGGCGTGGAAGGCGCCATCGAGCAGGCACTTCGTGAAGCACGTCTGCTCGTGTCCGCCGGGTTCGACGGCCTGATCGTGGAGAACGGCTGGGACATCCCATTCGTCCCTCCCGACCGCGTTGGCCACGAGACGACTGCCGCGATGGCGGTAATCCTCCGGGTGCTCCGAGACGAGGTCCAGGTTCCGATCGGCGTGAACTGCCTCGCGAATGCTGTTGACTCTTCGATTGCTGTAGCGGCAGCCGGCGGCGGCGCGTTCGTGCGGGCCAATCAATGGGTCAACGCGTATGTCGCGAACGAGGGAATCCTGAGCGGGCGGGCCGGCGAAGTGAGCCGCTACCGGCACGGCATCGGTGCAGACGAGGTCCGCGTGTGGGCGGACGTCCTGGTCAAGCTCGGGAGCCACGCGCTGACCGCCGACCGGCCGCTCGTTGAGCAGGTCCGCGACCTCGAGTGGTTCGATGCTGACGCCGTGATCGTGACCGGCCGGCGCCTTGCCGATCCGCCGGTCTACGAGGACGTGCAGGAGGTCCGGTCAGTTACCGACCTCGCGGTGGTCGCCGGATCGGGTGTCACCGATGAGAATATCGGTCGGCTCCTTTCCGTCGCGGATGCCGCGATTGTCGGTAGCGCGCTCAAGAGCGGCGGCGTCTGGTCGGGGGAGATGGAACCGGCGGCCGTGAAGCGCATCGTGGCAGCACGCGACGCTGCCCTGGGCCCAGGACGATAG